One Thomasclavelia spiroformis DSM 1552 DNA window includes the following coding sequences:
- a CDS encoding MurR/RpiR family transcriptional regulator, whose translation MKKTVMDKICSSFDSFFDSEKKIAKYIINNYDKVVEMTVGQLASASGSSEASVSRFCKKIGVKGFHHLKISLAKEMVESNLSNDEVSNRISIDDIEQSLQNILANKVEELKQTISMLNIENFKKILEIIAKARSVVFVAVGNTIPVAIDGAFKFNQIGKLALSSTIWETQIGYVCNLTRDDVVIAISNSGESSSVVISLETAKEQGATTISITNNEESTVASVSDYHITTATREKLFLDGYCFSRVTATAVIEILYLFLTSMNEQAYVNIAKHENKIAGDKL comes from the coding sequence ATGAAAAAAACAGTTATGGATAAAATTTGTTCATCTTTTGATAGTTTTTTTGATTCAGAAAAAAAGATAGCTAAATATATTATTAATAATTATGATAAAGTTGTAGAAATGACAGTAGGGCAGTTAGCAAGTGCAAGTGGTTCAAGTGAAGCTTCAGTTTCACGTTTTTGTAAAAAGATTGGAGTTAAAGGATTTCATCATTTAAAAATTTCTCTTGCTAAAGAGATGGTTGAGTCGAATTTAAGTAATGATGAGGTTTCTAATCGTATATCAATTGATGATATTGAACAATCGCTACAAAATATTTTAGCAAATAAAGTTGAAGAGTTAAAACAAACGATTTCAATGCTTAATATTGAAAATTTTAAAAAAATCTTAGAAATTATTGCTAAAGCAAGAAGTGTTGTTTTTGTTGCTGTGGGCAATACGATACCGGTAGCCATTGATGGAGCATTTAAATTTAATCAGATTGGAAAATTAGCATTATCATCAACAATTTGGGAAACACAAATTGGATATGTTTGTAATTTAACTAGAGATGATGTAGTTATTGCAATTTCTAATTCAGGAGAATCATCTAGTGTTGTAATATCTTTAGAAACTGCTAAAGAACAAGGAGCAACGACGATTTCAATTACTAATAATGAAGAATCGACAGTTGCTAGTGTTAGCGATTATCACATTACTACGGCAACTCGTGAAAAATTATTTCTTGATGGATATTGTTTTTCTAGAGTTACAGCAACTGCTGTGATTGAAATTCTTTATTTATTTTTAACTTCAATGAATGAACAGGCATATGTTAATATTGCAAAACATGAAAATAAGATAGCAGGCGATAAACTTTAA
- the pfkB gene encoding 1-phosphofructokinase: MIYTMTMNPALDYVVDLTLFKLGRVNRTEDEHIFYGGKGINVSVILKELGFESTCLGFIAGFTGDKLQRGVKEDLKLNTNFICVEKGMTRINVKIHSDQETELNGMGPVIEQSDIVRLFESLNQLQSGDILILSGSVPTTVSKTIYCDILEKLKDKQVKTVVDATGELLMKTLKYQPFLIKPNNHELAEIFNVELKSIEDIEYYARKLQSMGAKNVLISMAKDGSLLIDETGKKHRLGVCQGIVKNSVGAGDSMVAGFVAGCLLDMDYSQILKLATASGGATAFSHGLATKEKIDELIKQL; this comes from the coding sequence ATGATATACACGATGACAATGAATCCAGCATTAGATTATGTTGTTGATTTAACGTTATTTAAATTAGGGCGAGTTAATCGAACTGAAGATGAACATATTTTTTATGGCGGTAAAGGAATCAATGTTTCGGTAATTTTAAAGGAATTAGGTTTTGAAAGTACATGCTTAGGTTTTATAGCAGGCTTTACAGGCGACAAATTGCAGCGGGGAGTAAAAGAAGATTTAAAATTGAATACAAATTTTATTTGTGTTGAAAAAGGGATGACAAGGATTAATGTAAAGATACATAGTGATCAAGAAACAGAATTGAATGGAATGGGACCAGTAATTGAACAAAGTGATATTGTAAGATTATTTGAAAGTTTAAACCAATTACAATCAGGCGATATTTTAATATTATCAGGTAGTGTTCCTACAACAGTATCTAAGACAATATATTGTGATATTTTAGAAAAATTAAAGGATAAACAAGTAAAAACAGTTGTTGATGCAACTGGTGAATTATTAATGAAGACTTTAAAATATCAGCCATTTTTAATTAAACCTAATAATCATGAATTAGCAGAAATTTTTAATGTTGAACTTAAATCAATTGAAGATATTGAATATTATGCTAGAAAACTTCAAAGTATGGGAGCAAAAAATGTATTGATTTCGATGGCAAAAGATGGCTCATTGTTAATTGATGAAACAGGTAAGAAACATCGTTTAGGTGTATGTCAGGGAATAGTTAAAAATTCAGTAGGAGCTGGAGATTCAATGGTTGCTGGATTTGTTGCTGGATGTCTTTTAGATATGGATTATTCTCAAATTTTAAAATTAGCAACTGCTTCAGGGGGAGCAACTGCATTTAGTCATGGTTTAGCAACTAAAGAAAAAATAGATGAATTAATTAAACAATTATAA